Proteins encoded together in one Flavobacteriales bacterium window:
- a CDS encoding bifunctional riboflavin kinase/FAD synthetase: protein MQVHTDLERFTGVERPVLTTGTFDGVHRGHRVILDRLNQVARREGGSSVLFTFHPHPRMVLFPTDNDLKLLSTQKEKIALLEAAGVDHLLVIPFSRAFSRLKALEYVRDVLVEAIGVHALVIGHDHRFGRNREGDIHLLRQLGEVYDFQVEEIPAHEVDHVQVSSTKVRQALLEGDVRAAASYLGYAYTLGGVVVKGDQRGRGIGFPTANLGLVDPFKLVPAKGVYAVTATLRGRSFPGMLNIGVRPTAVRDGERTIEAHLFGLDHEVYGEPMELQLHARLRDERTFTGLDALKEQLHRDREAAQAALKALSAS from the coding sequence ATGCAGGTGCACACCGACCTCGAACGGTTCACGGGCGTGGAGCGCCCCGTGCTCACCACCGGCACCTTCGACGGGGTGCACCGGGGCCACCGGGTCATCCTCGACCGGCTGAACCAGGTGGCGCGGCGCGAAGGGGGCAGCTCGGTGCTCTTCACCTTCCACCCGCATCCGCGCATGGTGCTCTTCCCCACGGACAACGACCTCAAGCTGCTGAGCACGCAGAAGGAGAAGATCGCCCTGCTGGAGGCCGCCGGGGTGGACCACCTGCTGGTGATCCCGTTCAGCCGCGCCTTCAGTCGCCTGAAGGCGTTGGAGTATGTACGCGATGTGCTCGTGGAGGCCATCGGGGTGCACGCCCTGGTGATCGGCCACGACCACCGGTTCGGGCGCAACCGCGAGGGCGACATCCACCTGCTGCGGCAGCTGGGCGAGGTGTACGACTTCCAGGTGGAGGAGATCCCCGCGCATGAGGTGGACCATGTGCAGGTGAGCAGCACCAAGGTGCGGCAGGCGCTGCTGGAGGGCGATGTGCGCGCGGCGGCCAGCTACCTGGGTTACGCGTACACGCTGGGCGGCGTGGTCGTGAAGGGCGATCAGCGCGGCCGCGGCATCGGCTTCCCCACGGCCAACCTGGGCCTGGTGGACCCCTTCAAGCTGGTGCCGGCCAAGGGCGTGTACGCGGTCACCGCCACGCTGCGCGGCCGGAGCTTCCCCGGCATGCTCAACATCGGGGTACGGCCCACCGCGGTGCGCGACGGCGAGCGCACCATCGAGGCCCACCTCTTCGGGCTGGACCACGAGGTGTACGGCGAACCCATGGAGCTGCAGTTGCACGCCCGCCTGCGCGACGAACGCACGTTCACCGGCCTGGATGCGTTGAAGGAACAGCTCCACCGCGACCGCGAAGCGGCCCAGGCGGCGCTGAAGGCCCTGTCCGCGTCATAG
- a CDS encoding leucine-rich repeat domain-containing protein: protein MYTVLRCIVKNGRPSPASGSQARFVRLVLRSWFFFLVPYSFSPATHAQPLPQSTLDTVRTYRSLERALAEPMQVYRLDLSKQKLKAVPEELRRLPNLNALDLGRNKLKELPAWFTDLAHLQELTLSGNKLVAFPEVILRVAPPEATGHEPKRAHRSSGLPRPPQGAHQPRPVEQRPGHLSR from the coding sequence ATGTACACCGTGCTCCGCTGCATCGTCAAGAACGGCCGACCGTCTCCGGCCTCGGGCTCGCAGGCGCGCTTCGTCCGCCTCGTTCTTCGTTCCTGGTTCTTTTTCCTTGTTCCTTATTCCTTCTCGCCGGCCACCCACGCTCAGCCCCTGCCGCAGTCCACGCTGGACACCGTGCGTACCTACCGCAGCCTGGAACGCGCGTTGGCCGAGCCCATGCAGGTGTACCGGTTGGACCTGAGCAAGCAGAAGCTGAAGGCCGTGCCCGAAGAGCTTCGCCGCCTGCCCAACCTCAACGCGCTGGACCTGGGCCGCAACAAGCTGAAGGAGCTGCCCGCCTGGTTCACGGATCTGGCCCACCTGCAGGAGCTGACCCTGAGCGGCAACAAGCTCGTCGCGTTCCCCGAAGTGATTCTGCGGGTTGCGCCACCTGAAGCGACTGGACATGAGCCGAAACGCGCTCACCGGTCTTCCGGCCTGCCTCGGCCGCCTCAAGGAGCTCACCAGCCTCGACCTGTGGAGCAACGACCTGGCCACCTTTCCCGATGA
- a CDS encoding leucine-rich repeat domain-containing protein has translation MSRNALTGLPACLGRLKELTSLDLWSNDLATFPDELEQLEALRYVDLRVIQFSPKEMERIAGLWPRAKIQFSAPCNCGM, from the coding sequence ATGAGCCGAAACGCGCTCACCGGTCTTCCGGCCTGCCTCGGCCGCCTCAAGGAGCTCACCAGCCTCGACCTGTGGAGCAACGACCTGGCCACCTTTCCCGATGAGCTGGAACAGCTCGAGGCCCTGCGCTACGTGGACCTGCGGGTGATCCAGTTCAGCCCCAAGGAGATGGAGCGCATCGCCGGGCTGTGGCCGCGTGCGAAGATCCAGTTCAGCGCGCCGTGCAACTGCGGCATGTGA
- a CDS encoding nicotinamide mononucleotide transporter, translating to MSPFAWSLLEAVAAAGNLAYTVLMLYERRIGWIFGIAASALGIALFLHQQVYAQVALNGVYVIMGVYGWWSWGRGPGAELPIVRHGAAFHGAVIGAGLAGTVALALLLRLLPGAQHVSMDGFATAFSLLATWMLARKVLENWAYWIVADTVAIALYAMLGLWWYVGLYAVYVVLSASALRRWHRQWHEARQRTSSQA from the coding sequence ATGAGCCCCTTCGCCTGGAGCCTGCTGGAAGCCGTGGCCGCTGCGGGCAACCTGGCCTACACGGTGCTCATGCTCTACGAGCGGCGCATCGGCTGGATCTTCGGCATCGCGGCGTCGGCGTTGGGCATCGCGCTCTTCCTTCACCAGCAGGTGTATGCGCAGGTGGCGCTGAACGGCGTGTACGTGATCATGGGCGTGTATGGCTGGTGGTCGTGGGGCCGCGGCCCGGGGGCCGAGCTGCCGATCGTCCGTCATGGGGCCGCCTTCCACGGGGCCGTCATCGGCGCCGGTCTGGCGGGCACCGTGGCGCTGGCGCTGCTGCTGCGCCTGCTCCCCGGTGCGCAGCATGTGTCGATGGACGGCTTCGCCACGGCCTTCAGCCTGCTGGCCACCTGGATGCTGGCGCGCAAGGTGCTGGAGAACTGGGCCTACTGGATCGTGGCCGACACCGTGGCCATCGCGCTCTACGCGATGCTCGGGCTGTGGTGGTACGTGGGCCTGTACGCGGTGTACGTGGTGCTGTCGGCCTCGGCACTGCGGCGCTGGCACCGGCAGTGGCATGAAGCACGGCAACGTACCTCTTCCCAGGCTTGA
- a CDS encoding carotenoid biosynthesis protein, whose translation MMQRLLQWFDRTRATFIIVVLQSVGLAGLASPWAEHLVPLTPVTLLIIALLLLLHTRPDALTLAFAAGVLVLGFLVEMAGVRTGVIFGHYQYGDALGLKLWDTPLMIGVNWLLLVLCIGPLIAGVALPTWARIAVASLVMVGVDLLIEPVAMQLGFWTWDGGVVPMRNYIAWGLVSAVFFAAYFTLPVKRTNPLAPVVLGAQLFFFAGIIGIGALQGREAYTYLALDLFTLSFPLQRSFEPRVRYWRKWPGLFTGTAVMAATFIAWDAIFTATGVWGFNPRYLTGPHIGGLPIEEWLFFLVVPYSCTFIYEVMRYFVRRDVLGRVARPLAIALIVVLTAVGGIHIDRIYTAITFLCTAALLAVHVFVLRSPYLGRFLLAYAVNLVPFMLVNGILTGTLLDEPVVWYNDAENLGIRVGTIPLEDSMYLLFFLLLTVTFYERPLQRAHGDLPPPVPGRGAD comes from the coding sequence ATGATGCAGCGTCTGCTCCAGTGGTTCGACCGGACCAGGGCCACCTTCATCATCGTGGTGCTGCAGTCCGTGGGCCTGGCCGGCCTGGCCAGCCCGTGGGCCGAACACCTCGTGCCGCTCACCCCGGTGACCCTGCTGATCATCGCCCTGCTGCTGCTGCTGCACACCCGGCCCGATGCGCTCACCCTGGCGTTCGCGGCGGGCGTGCTCGTGCTGGGCTTCCTGGTGGAGATGGCGGGCGTACGCACCGGGGTCATCTTCGGGCACTACCAGTATGGCGACGCGCTGGGGCTGAAGCTGTGGGACACGCCGCTGATGATCGGCGTCAACTGGCTGCTGCTCGTGCTGTGCATCGGCCCGCTGATCGCCGGGGTGGCCCTGCCCACCTGGGCCCGCATCGCCGTGGCCTCCCTGGTGATGGTGGGCGTGGACCTGCTGATCGAGCCCGTGGCCATGCAGCTGGGCTTCTGGACCTGGGACGGCGGTGTGGTGCCCATGCGCAACTACATCGCCTGGGGCCTGGTGAGCGCGGTCTTCTTCGCCGCCTACTTCACCCTGCCGGTGAAACGCACGAACCCGCTGGCCCCCGTGGTGCTGGGCGCGCAGCTCTTCTTCTTCGCGGGCATCATCGGCATCGGCGCACTGCAGGGCCGCGAGGCGTACACCTATCTGGCGCTCGACCTCTTCACGCTGAGCTTTCCGCTGCAGCGCAGCTTCGAGCCCCGTGTGCGGTACTGGCGCAAGTGGCCCGGGCTGTTCACCGGCACGGCCGTGATGGCCGCCACCTTCATCGCGTGGGACGCCATCTTCACGGCCACCGGCGTGTGGGGCTTCAACCCGCGCTACCTCACTGGGCCGCATATCGGCGGCCTGCCCATCGAGGAATGGCTCTTCTTCCTGGTGGTGCCCTATTCCTGCACCTTCATCTACGAGGTGATGCGCTACTTCGTGCGCCGCGACGTGCTGGGGCGCGTGGCCCGGCCGCTGGCGATCGCGCTTATCGTGGTGCTCACCGCCGTGGGCGGGATCCACATCGACCGCATCTACACGGCGATCACCTTCCTGTGCACCGCCGCCCTGCTGGCCGTGCATGTGTTCGTGCTGCGCAGCCCTTACCTGGGCCGCTTCCTGCTGGCCTATGCGGTGAACCTGGTCCCCTTCATGCTGGTGAACGGCATCCTCACCGGCACGCTGCTCGACGAACCGGTGGTGTGGTACAACGACGCCGAGAACCTGGGGATCCGCGTGGGCACCATCCCGCTGGAGGACAGCATGTACCTGCTGTTCTTCCTGCTGCTCACCGTCACCTTCTACGAGCGGCCGCTGCAGCGTGCGCACGGCGACCTGCCACCGCCCGTGCCCGGTCGCGGCGCGGACTGA
- the crtI gene encoding phytoene desaturase produces the protein MGKPARAVVIGTGVAGLAAAVRLAVKGYRVDAYEAAAAPGGKLAELHLGGFRFDKGPSLLTLPHLVEELFTLAGRPMAPHFSFRPTEIAFRYWWEDGTRVTGWSDPERLAEELERVLDVPRAVTRKHLRRASALLDRTGRTFLEHSLHRWSTLWNGGVAQALLAARPRELFGSLHDVNTRALRHPKAVQLFDRYATYNGSDPHRSPGIMRMIPGLEHGRGAYHAVGGMHRIVRALHSLGTELGVQYHFDAAVERIRFSADRRRVAGVRVNGTDVDAEVVLCNMDVEPAYRRLMPDLPAPERTLRQERSSSALVFCWGIDRSFPELGLHNILFSRDYRAEFRHLFDTLDLGDDPTVYINITSKEDPEDAPPGCENWFVMINAPRHIGQDRDALVAHARRTVLDKVRRTLGVDLAPRIAVEEVLDPAGIEAATFSHQGSIYGTSSNTPWAAFLRHPNDHPTVRGLHFCGGSVHPGGGIPLSLLSARIATEVLPPA, from the coding sequence ATGGGGAAGCCTGCGCGCGCCGTCGTGATCGGTACCGGCGTGGCCGGGCTGGCCGCTGCTGTGCGCCTGGCGGTGAAGGGCTACCGCGTGGACGCCTACGAGGCCGCCGCCGCGCCCGGTGGCAAGTTGGCGGAGCTCCACCTCGGCGGCTTCCGCTTCGACAAAGGCCCTTCCCTGTTGACGCTGCCGCACCTGGTGGAGGAGCTCTTCACCCTCGCCGGCCGGCCCATGGCTCCGCACTTCAGCTTCCGGCCCACCGAGATCGCCTTCCGATACTGGTGGGAGGATGGCACCCGCGTGACGGGCTGGAGCGATCCGGAGCGGCTCGCGGAGGAGCTGGAACGCGTGCTCGACGTCCCGCGCGCCGTCACCCGGAAGCACCTGCGGCGGGCCTCCGCCCTGCTCGACCGCACGGGTCGCACATTCCTGGAGCACTCGCTGCACCGCTGGAGCACCCTGTGGAACGGTGGCGTGGCGCAAGCCCTGCTGGCCGCACGTCCGCGGGAGCTCTTCGGCAGCCTGCACGACGTGAACACCCGCGCCCTGCGCCACCCCAAGGCCGTGCAGCTCTTCGACCGCTACGCCACCTATAACGGGAGCGACCCGCACCGCAGCCCGGGGATCATGCGCATGATCCCCGGATTGGAGCACGGCCGGGGCGCCTACCACGCGGTGGGCGGCATGCACCGCATCGTGCGCGCGTTGCACAGCCTGGGCACGGAGCTCGGCGTGCAGTACCACTTCGACGCGGCGGTGGAGCGCATCCGCTTCAGCGCGGACCGGCGACGGGTGGCGGGCGTGCGTGTGAACGGGACCGATGTGGATGCCGAGGTCGTGCTGTGCAACATGGACGTGGAGCCGGCCTACCGCAGGCTGATGCCCGATCTGCCCGCACCCGAGCGCACCCTGCGGCAGGAGCGCAGCAGCTCGGCGCTGGTCTTTTGCTGGGGGATCGACCGGAGCTTCCCCGAGCTGGGCCTGCACAACATCCTCTTCAGCCGGGACTACCGCGCGGAGTTCCGACACCTGTTCGACACGCTGGACCTGGGCGACGACCCCACGGTGTACATCAACATCACCAGCAAGGAGGACCCCGAGGACGCGCCGCCGGGTTGTGAGAACTGGTTCGTGATGATCAATGCGCCGCGCCACATCGGACAGGACCGTGACGCCTTGGTGGCGCACGCCCGGCGCACGGTGCTGGACAAGGTGCGACGTACCCTGGGGGTGGACCTGGCGCCGCGGATCGCCGTGGAGGAGGTGCTGGACCCCGCCGGCATCGAGGCCGCGACCTTCAGCCACCAGGGCTCCATCTACGGCACCAGCAGCAACACGCCGTGGGCGGCCTTCCTTCGCCACCCCAACGACCATCCGACGGTGCGCGGCCTGCACTTCTGCGGCGGCAGCGTGCACCCCGGCGGCGGCATCCCGTTGAGCCTGCTGAGCGCCCGCATCGCCACCGAAGTCCTGCCCCCCGCATGA
- a CDS encoding T9SS type A sorting domain-containing protein, translating to MNRTCILPIFLLGALALHAQIAPQQSAPLRTHLLEVNRQWAVMDPTPEGGEAVVAFHSEAERIAAHLRLVREQLVSRAPEGLSAAQAEERHRLLNALGAYAERRTFPQNHVLPYRNPVFIDPHHTACAVGQLMIESGHRALAERIDDEQELAYVADLLRSPSLGAPIAGWAVEHGFSADELAWIQPGYPPSIPWNTLGTGTDSSVTALLALGNGDLLVAGAFTTAGGNAATRVALWNGSSYSALGTGVSGAASCAVLHNGSIVLGGTFENEQADLAVWNGTSWSYTNVFPGMAPRTHALHVHNGVLHAAGEASGFAGTDDVVKRLVNGMWEQVGSPFDATVMALATHNGQLVAGGAFTTLEAPIEPVLLHCATIGSSDWQNLAIGLDAPARALLSANDTLYAAGDLWANIVPTYGLARLATGATTWEHLLPGHDLYMPAGPGPTYISSLAHHGNTLYFGGDFTIYQMMTDGSHIGRFHGTPDAAEPMAWLEAPVHALATLSNALVMGGDFAMVYDHVAITDLSLGLPDDDRPMPGLFPVPADALLDVTLPASVEAGTILRITDAAGRVVQDHAATGGDRQRIDVHTLTPGAYWLSVGTDGRWRAAPFTKR from the coding sequence ATGAACCGGACCTGCATACTCCCGATCTTCCTGTTGGGCGCCCTCGCGCTTCATGCGCAAATAGCCCCGCAGCAAAGCGCCCCGCTGCGGACGCACCTGCTCGAAGTGAACCGCCAATGGGCGGTGATGGACCCCACCCCCGAAGGTGGAGAGGCCGTCGTGGCCTTCCACAGCGAGGCCGAGCGCATCGCCGCGCACCTGCGCCTGGTGCGCGAACAGCTCGTCTCCCGCGCCCCTGAGGGACTTTCGGCCGCGCAGGCGGAGGAGCGCCACCGTCTGCTCAACGCCCTGGGCGCGTACGCCGAGCGCCGCACCTTTCCGCAGAACCATGTGCTGCCGTACCGTAACCCGGTGTTCATCGATCCGCACCACACGGCCTGCGCGGTGGGTCAGCTGATGATCGAGAGCGGTCATCGTGCGCTGGCCGAACGCATCGATGACGAGCAGGAGCTGGCCTACGTGGCCGACCTGCTGCGGTCGCCATCGCTTGGAGCCCCGATCGCTGGCTGGGCCGTGGAGCATGGCTTCAGCGCCGATGAGCTGGCGTGGATCCAGCCCGGGTATCCGCCCAGCATCCCATGGAACACGCTGGGCACGGGCACGGACAGCAGCGTAACGGCCCTGCTCGCGCTGGGCAACGGCGATCTGCTGGTGGCCGGCGCCTTCACCACCGCCGGCGGCAACGCAGCCACCCGCGTGGCCCTCTGGAACGGAAGCAGCTACAGCGCACTGGGCACCGGCGTGAGCGGTGCGGCCAGCTGCGCGGTGCTGCACAACGGATCGATCGTCCTGGGCGGCACCTTCGAGAACGAGCAGGCCGACCTGGCCGTGTGGAACGGGACCAGCTGGTCGTACACGAACGTGTTCCCCGGCATGGCGCCGCGCACCCACGCGCTGCACGTGCACAACGGCGTGCTGCACGCCGCGGGCGAGGCCAGCGGGTTCGCGGGCACCGATGATGTGGTGAAGCGCCTCGTGAACGGCATGTGGGAACAGGTGGGCAGCCCCTTCGACGCCACCGTGATGGCCCTGGCCACGCACAACGGTCAACTGGTGGCCGGCGGCGCCTTCACCACGCTGGAAGCGCCGATCGAGCCGGTGCTGCTGCACTGCGCCACCATCGGCAGCAGCGACTGGCAGAACCTGGCCATCGGGCTCGATGCGCCGGCGCGTGCACTGCTGAGCGCGAACGACACCTTGTACGCCGCGGGCGACCTCTGGGCCAACATCGTGCCCACCTACGGTCTGGCTCGTCTGGCCACCGGCGCCACGACCTGGGAGCATCTTCTTCCCGGTCACGACCTGTACATGCCGGCCGGGCCGGGTCCCACGTACATCAGCTCGCTCGCGCACCACGGAAACACCCTGTACTTCGGAGGCGACTTCACCATCTACCAGATGATGACCGATGGCTCCCACATCGGCCGCTTCCATGGCACACCCGATGCGGCCGAGCCGATGGCCTGGCTGGAAGCCCCTGTTCATGCGCTGGCCACCTTGAGCAACGCGCTGGTGATGGGCGGCGACTTCGCCATGGTGTACGACCATGTGGCCATCACCGACCTCAGCCTGGGCCTTCCCGATGATGACCGCCCGATGCCCGGCCTCTTCCCCGTTCCGGCCGATGCGCTGTTGGACGTGACCCTGCCTGCGAGCGTGGAGGCGGGCACCATCCTGCGCATCACCGACGCCGCCGGTCGGGTGGTGCAGGACCACGCGGCCACCGGTGGCGATCGCCAGCGCATCGATGTGCATACGCTGACGCCCGGTGCGTACTGGTTGAGCGTGGGCACCGATGGCCGCTGGCGCGCTGCGCCGTTCACCAAGCGCTGA
- a CDS encoding ATP-binding protein has protein sequence MELVRIAIVGPESSGKTTLCEALMHHFFAGHVTEGAREYLEELDRPYTEDDVLEMARGQAQMHQDAPQFAAEHWEAIGGADGGGAAPIEPVFFDTDTVNFVIWSREKFGRVHPTIERLVDEVGYDWRLLCRPDMPWEPDPLRENPHDRHRLFEVWVNELRTRSLPFTVVEGDHARRMDVATLVVEDLMRRGRR, from the coding sequence ATGGAGCTGGTGCGCATCGCCATCGTGGGGCCCGAGAGCAGCGGCAAAACAACGCTGTGCGAGGCGCTCATGCATCACTTCTTCGCCGGTCACGTCACCGAAGGCGCGCGCGAATACCTGGAAGAGCTCGACCGGCCCTACACCGAGGACGATGTGCTGGAGATGGCGCGCGGTCAGGCGCAAATGCACCAGGATGCGCCGCAGTTCGCGGCGGAGCACTGGGAGGCGATCGGCGGTGCCGACGGCGGCGGCGCCGCGCCCATCGAACCGGTCTTCTTCGACACCGACACCGTGAACTTCGTGATCTGGTCCCGCGAGAAGTTCGGACGCGTGCACCCGACCATCGAGCGCCTGGTGGACGAAGTGGGCTATGACTGGCGCCTGCTCTGCCGGCCGGACATGCCCTGGGAGCCCGATCCCCTGCGCGAGAACCCGCACGACCGGCACCGCCTCTTCGAGGTGTGGGTGAACGAACTGCGCACGCGCAGCCTGCCCTTCACAGTGGTCGAGGGCGATCACGCGCGGCGGATGGATGTGGCCACGCTCGTGGTGGAGGACCTGATGCGGCGGGGGCGGCGTTGA
- a CDS encoding nucleotidyltransferase substrate binding protein: protein MATGTLDLGPLRRSLSALRKVTRMDLDDDVVRDAAVKRFEFTYEMAWKMMRPHLQWTGMQELDNVPRRELFRIAARASLIDDPSPWFAYHEARNLTSHTYDEVSARKVTALLGAFVKDTALLLRRLKEHHA, encoded by the coding sequence ATGGCCACCGGCACGCTCGACCTCGGTCCGTTGCGCCGCTCGCTCAGCGCGCTGCGCAAGGTGACGCGCATGGACCTGGACGACGATGTGGTCCGTGATGCCGCCGTGAAGCGCTTCGAGTTCACCTACGAGATGGCGTGGAAGATGATGCGGCCCCACCTGCAATGGACCGGCATGCAGGAGCTGGACAACGTTCCGAGGCGCGAGCTTTTCCGCATCGCCGCCCGGGCCTCGCTCATCGACGATCCATCGCCTTGGTTCGCCTATCACGAGGCCCGCAACCTCACGAGCCACACCTACGATGAGGTGAGCGCGCGCAAAGTGACGGCGTTGCTGGGCGCGTTCGTCAAGGACACGGCCCTCCTCCTGCGCCGATTGAAGGAACACCATGCTTGA
- a CDS encoding nucleotidyltransferase domain-containing protein, which translates to MLDLHPDHRAEVRRILAEQVPGAKAWAFGSRVKGTARPFSDLDLAIDAGAELDLATLAELRHAFQESDLPISVDLLDLRAVRPAIKRRVRMEQVPI; encoded by the coding sequence ATGCTTGACCTGCATCCCGATCATCGCGCCGAGGTGCGGCGGATCCTGGCCGAGCAGGTGCCCGGTGCGAAGGCCTGGGCCTTCGGTTCGCGCGTGAAGGGCACGGCGCGGCCCTTCAGCGACCTCGATCTGGCCATCGACGCGGGTGCCGAGCTCGACCTGGCCACCCTGGCCGAATTGCGTCATGCGTTCCAGGAGAGCGACCTGCCGATCAGTGTGGACCTGCTCGACCTGCGCGCGGTGCGGCCCGCGATCAAGCGGCGCGTTCGGATGGAGCAGGTGCCCATCTGA